One window from the genome of Magnetococcales bacterium encodes:
- the gspI gene encoding type II secretion system minor pseudopilin GspI: MREYRIQESGFSLLEVLVALAVLATALGAMVVAGGRMAEDSAAMRDRVLAHWVAMNVATNQQIMNHWPDPGTLTGHEEMANREWSWTIQVLPTPDAAVRRLDISVRLGKDKKSSSLARLESYLGQP, encoded by the coding sequence ATGCGTGAATATCGGATTCAAGAAAGCGGCTTTTCCCTGTTGGAAGTTCTGGTGGCACTGGCTGTTCTGGCTACCGCTCTGGGTGCCATGGTGGTTGCCGGCGGGCGCATGGCCGAAGATTCCGCCGCCATGCGGGATCGGGTCCTGGCACACTGGGTGGCCATGAATGTGGCCACCAACCAGCAGATCATGAATCACTGGCCAGATCCAGGAACCCTGACAGGCCACGAAGAGATGGCCAATCGGGAATGGTCATGGACCATCCAGGTATTGCCAACACCCGATGCGGCTGTCCGACGGTTGGATATATCCGTGCGGTTGGGAAAGGATAAAAAATCATCTTCCCTTGCCCGCCTGGAGAGTTACCTTGGCCAACCGTAA